The Setaria viridis chromosome 9, Setaria_viridis_v4.0, whole genome shotgun sequence sequence GTAAGGTCTGGCATTTGCCATTGAGATAACGGAGGGATCTTTCCTCATTTCCTAGAGAGAGCTGAGGTGGATGTTGACTTCATGCTTGACTCCAGTTCTATCAGAGACGGCCTGACGTGTGCGAGGTTGGTTCTGGGATGAAGATTTATCGGATAGCTACTGCTACCGATGCTGCATTAGAAGCCATGGATCCTTAAAATACTTGCATACTGGTATATTGATACTCCTTGGCTTTGCATATTAGGGTGTGAAATCATGCCCATTTCTTAGGGGTAGATCTTGAGTTTTCAAGCTCAGAGCCGGATTACGACTTCAACCAAAACTACGGGTGCACCTTTTGAAGCAATGATGCTACGCTCGAATGCCTATGGGGATGGAGATGCCCTAGCCTCCACTATGTAGAAGTCTTCTTCATGTTACTCAGTCCTTTGGATTTTGTATCACTTATGTCAGGATGTACTCTGCAATATTCTTGATGTAACAAAGAACTTTTAAATTATTATTCTATTGCTGGATGTGATATATCCTATCTAAGACAAGCATTGTATGTGATAGCTAAAGTATTGGCCTATCATTTTGGGTTTATCACAAGAGGTACATAGAGCTAGAATCTTGACAATAGGATTACGGTTCATGTCGGGAGGGTCCAAGGTAAAGGATGATTGTAACACCCCGGGTGTTAATAACACTCATTAAGCATTGAACATAGTCATTAACAGTATTTATGCATGCATAATTGCATTTAAACATTTttgctaatatttttttacacaTGTGATGTAGTTTATCTTTTTAAAATACAAATTATGGAGGTTTATGTTCTTTTTGGCAACTAAATGTTAATAAAACATCTAAATATGAAATTGTGCTCAAATATAGTTCTTTATGTCAGATAAATCATTTTGACTCATAAACAGGTTTAAATGCTCAAACAAATTCAAATCCTATGTTTAAACATGTGTATGGTGGAAATCTTAAGTGTGGATGTATTTCATTTTAGCCTTGTTCGAGTGTTGTTAAAGTTTATTTTGTCTAAACACTCATCTTTGGACCAATACAAATTTGGTAGTCCTTCATATCTAGTTTAACATGAGTATAAGCTTGTTTTGTGAAAACTTTGCTTGAAGCCTAATTTGGGAACCCCAAATCCCGCGGGAAACCCGGCCTTTTCCCTGGGCTGAAAGCCCACGCGGAAAACTGGGCGCGGGCTAAATCCACACGCCCTTTGGAAGTCCACGCTCGGGGTACGAGAACCCTATCCACGTGTTTTCCTCGAGGCAACTATTTCCCACCTCTTGAGTTCGGACGTCTCTTCCCCGAGCGGCTCCCTTCTGCTCCGCCTCCGTGCCGCTCTATGCTGGTCGCACCGCTCCACCTCCGTCGTCCCAACCACCTCCGTCTAGGCCGCGCCGCTCCATCACCGTCCCGACCGTGCGCTCCATCTTCATCCTGGTCGTGCGCTCCATCTCTGCCCTGACCGCTCCGTGCATCCTCCGACCTGGTAGCGCCGTGCCTCCATCCCGGCCACGTCGCTCTGTCTCCGACCGTCTTGTCATGGCCACCGTGGACATCTCGACCTACGAGATCTCTAGCTCGGACGCCGCCTCCGCATCCATGATGTGAGTTCTCTCTGCTTCCTCCTCAATTGTTGCCTAGGGTTTTCCTAGGATTTGTACTCGTCGTGCCTACGATGCGACTTCTTGAAGTTAGCATCTCCATTCTTATGCCAGATCTTTGATTTGAATTCTAGTTGTGCTGCACCTCCCTGATGTAGAGACCACTTGCATTCGCAGATGGGAATGCACATCTGTTGTGATGTTTCTTTGAGTTTGCAGGGTCTTATTTGTTTGACATGCATGTAGAGGTTTACTTGAATATGAAGCTTACTTCTGTTCGAGAGCGCATTTCAATGTATCCAAACTGATGCAAAGTATTACTAGTTTGAATGTGCAAAATCATTTTAGCAGAAGTTCAGACTTTCAGTACATTCCATTTTTCCATATATCTGTGCCACCAATTCTATTACTGCAAACTAAAGTATTATAATAGCTTGAATGTGCAATTATTTTAGCAGAAGTTCAGATTTTCAGTACATCTCCATTTTTTCACCTGTGCCGCAGGCAGATTCCATCCATTTCACATGCGAGTGCTTTAATGGTTCAATAATCAGTTTATCCAAGTGCTTTAATGGTTTGTCACTTTAGCTCAGACTTGaagtcaacatttttttatctgCTTAGGTAATTTGAAGATATTTAGATCAGCCTATGAATGTTGCATGTGGCTATTCATTTTTTAAAGCTATTGTCAAAAATTGTATAATCTTGTAGTATGTATAAATCATGTCCTTGTTTGCTTCATATACTTGTTATtggatttttttaattatgtgGCTGCTCTACCCACTGTTTGCAAGCGTATAATCTATTGCCACCTGTTTTTGAATTATGTGTAATCTTGCAGTATGTATAAACCATGTTTACTTGTCTCCAAGCATCAATCTTTTAATTTGGATGCTCATGTCAGTCCTCTTAACCTATTGCCACATGTTGGTTAAATTATTCTCTGGAATACAGTACATCCAGAACACACTATTCTACTAATTAAGCATAGGTAGTTAATTATAGGTAGATCCAGATGCTCAAGTAATTTGAACAGACCTCCAACTGATGCTCAAGTAATTTGAACAAACCTCCAACTGAACTGGATGTTCTACTGATTACATAAAAAATCCAAACAACTGGAGTGTATAATGTTGAATTCTTTTTTTGCATATTAGTATACTAGATCTGACACAGCAACTATGTTGCTAGATAAGCAACGACTTGTGAGTACACTGTTGTAAACTTGCTTGTAATTATAGTAGCTATCTTTGTGCTGTTGGCTTGTGGTTTTATTTACACTCATTCTCACTAATCACTATATTGCCAAACAAGTTTTCTCTTAGTTATTGAATCAAATGTTAACTTTGAACATAGATGGCTCATAACAATTGGTATGCATCTTTTTATCCTCTCTGAGAGAGTATTGCTTTCTCTTTTATCAGTTCATAGCATACTGCAAGCACATCTGAGAAAGTATACTTTAGTCCTTGAGAAAactctcttttcttttggcgGGAGAAAACTTTCATTTGGAAGAAACAAAACAGAACTTTTGAAGAATGAAAGGAACTATAGTTCCAACAGCAGCCATGACATTTCATGACTTTTGAGTCTGAACTTAGACATAATTCTTTTGTGTGCTTGAATTCCAATACATATTTTGTGTGTATGCAAATAATTgatattttcttttctccaaaatggctttTGTTTCCGGTTGTTAGCCACCGTTTATATTTCAACAAGGTAAGTTAGCCCTATTCTAATGACTTGTTCGTGCTTTGCTTGAATACTTTGGTGAACTGTTGCACTTTTCTCTGTTCTACACTACCATGGCTACACTACCATACCGAACAATTCTGCATAGATTAGAAATGATTCAcatgtttttttccctttctttggTAATCTGCTATCTGCTTTGTAATATCAGCCTAGCCATCCATGACCAACCTTTTGTTCTAGTTTTGCTACTCCTTCTAATCTGTAGACTCAAAGCATGCATTGCTTCACCTTCTGTTGTGGTACTTATGCTATTCAAGAAGTATGGAACTGTTTGTACCGCCTAGttttgtagctttgatagctccacatatttttgcaaaaactgATGGAGCGTTGAATAAGAAATATGTGTAACTTACTTTGCACCTGGTTGCATCTCCTCAACACTGATctcaatttttattttattagcTATTTGACAGAATTTATGAGTGTTGAGGAGAACCAAGAGGCAAAAGAGAATGATTGGGAAGGTTGTATTGCATCAACGGTTAAGCTAAAGAGTGTAGTTTTGTGACTAAACATGCCAAGAAATCTGCAACTCTTTATCTTTTGCATGAGCTGGATGTATTATGATACTATACCATTTGTGAGGACTGAAGTTTGGTCGATTTACCATTATGTCATCATCAAAGTACGTATCGTCACTTGTTGGATATATATATTCTCCTCCTGTGCTGCATGCCCCTCGTCAGAGCTTCCAAACGGCGACAAGGGGGGAGAGGGCAGCAAATCTCTCTTCCAGGgatttgaaaagttcaaaaaaaaacccGCAGGGTATATGTATATACCTAGACTAATCAGCCACGTCCTTTCAAAATAGCCCTGATTGTTCCAAAACCTGGTCAAAATCGAGTCAAACCCTTGTTCTTCCTGCCTAAACTGCTGCTGCCTGCTAACGAACGCGCGTCGGCCGCAGTTCGCCGGTGGCCGCGCCGAAGTCAAGCCGTCGCCCGTGCCGTGGCCTCCCCACGCGCCGTCTCCTCACCTCGCCGTGCGACTGCCCATGCCGCGCCCACGCTTCGCCCATGCCGACGACTGGCGTCAGTCCGCTGGCCGCCGCGGTTCGCGTCGTCCTCGCGCCACTGCTCGTCGTCCTCCCGCCACTGTTCGACCGTCCTCGCTCACTGTCCGTGGGAGCAGGGCCGGCGACTTCCTCGGCCTCATCTCCTCTCCAAGCCAGCCGGTCTCCGCATCCCCctcttgcttcttcttcctccggacGGGACAAGCAAAAACAGAGCCGAGCCGAACCGCAGTCACCCGCCGGCCAAATACTCTGCATCCACCCCAGCAATTCCAAATCGCCACCACGcacacctcctccaccttcccagCTACCACCCAGAGCCACCCAAAGCGTAGGCCGTGCGCTAACTCGCCGGAATCGGGCGGATTCCCGGCTGCCATTGTCGTCAGCCACCAAGCACCTCCGCCGACCAAAATCCTCCAAGCTCCTCCCACCATTTTCAAATCAACAAAGAAAAGAGCCTCTCCAGCTATTCTCCCCTTACTAATCTGCTGCACGTCGACTTCTTTTCCCCCAAATCCCAAGCACCAGAACTAGCACATGGAGCTGCAAGGCAGCTTCCCCCAAGCCGCACTGCCCGAAGCCGCTCGACGAAATACACCAACGACGCCGATGACCCAGAGCCGCGTGATGCAGTCAACCTGCtgctgggtgagcaactgagcaTTCCCGATTCTTTGTTGCAGCCAACTTGCTGACGGCAAGTTGCTCtagtcttttccttttccttttctgcaaCGCGCGTGCTATGAGGAAGAGGAACAGATGAACAGTACAAGCTAGTTAATTAGCTGATGCTTGTTAGTATGTGTGCATTCCTGATCTTGTGGAATTCCTAGAAAAATAATGGCAGCTCCAAAAATGATGACCACTTGTGATGGTCTACCTGCCTAATATTGGGTCAGCCAAAAATTACATGCACTTTCAAAGCTATTAGTTTTAATAGTCAGATTTAATCGAGAAACGTTGATGCACTGAACTTGTATTTTTCATAAAGAATGCATCTGAACCTGATATCCCAAATTGCTACCTTGTGCATTGTGTATGTCTAAAACTGCTGGTTATATACATCCACCATCTGATGCCATAGAAACCATTTTCTATAATCATGAGGTGTTGCATATTACTGGGAAAAGATATTGCAGATGTACTGACAGTCTTCATGTTCCGTCATTAATGAGAAGTGTATGATGTCTGAAATGTTTTCTCTGTAGGGAACAATATGCAATTGGATAGGCACAAACTTGAATCCTAAAATATTCTTCAAATATGTCTTACCTGGGAGAAATCATGCTAGATTTTCAGTAGCTCTGAAACTTGTTATGTAGCTCTACTATGCCATGCTGTCCCACTTAAAATTTCTAACCAGCATGTTAGGATTTTTGTTCATGACCAAATGTGAGATTGGCCTTATACCCAATTAATCACGCTAAAATAATTGTataagtaaaaaaaaactatgaaatcacttttgttagtCTACATGCATGATTGAAATCCTTAGTCAAATAGTCATACCTCCCAGTGACATGAGGCTAGTCCTGCTGTTTCCCTAAACTTGTTCCCTTACGTTAGAAATATGCTTGGTCATGGAGATGTGGTTGATATTTCCTACAGGACTCATAGGCATATCTAACTTAGTATATGCTTAGCTAATTGTGAAACCAAATCCTGAtattgtatttatacatgttctgTCAATTAAAAATAATGCCAACCATGTTATCTCAGGAATTTCTTTGGTAATCAGTTTGTGTTCATTTTCAACATATAGATCATTGctattgtttctttcttttctggaCAGGCCTGCACTAAAACACTTATGCCTTATTAAGCTGTAGATATGCTGTTGTTGGGTTCCTGACTTCTTGCACTAGATATCCTCCCAAATTTCAGGCATTTCTGAGCATTTTAGTTACAGGTTCATGTATAGTCTTTGTGATGCATCTTTTTTACTGTATAAATAATGAACCACACAAAATCAGTAATACTGTTTGAGATGGAAATTTTAGAAATTTCAACACAATTCTGTGAGACAACTGCTCATGGTGCCTTACATTGGAGTTTGGTATGCATTATCACATTTAAAATACTTGCATGCATGTAGATTCCGATGCATGCGAGCTCGTGGATATGAAGGAGACGTGAAGCCTAGCATGAGAATCCAAAAAACCTGGCCCAAGGTCTGAAGGGCCCAAGGCCTACTTGTCACTAACTCTACCGCTCGGTTTCAAAACTATACGATGTTCTTATTTATgtatttgtgcatttacgtttctagaaGTTggttgaaaccatagatgcatgatccATAGGTTCCGATGATTATACTAGTATGTATAGGCCGTTAGCTCTGCCATGCTTAATAAGTTCGGTAGAAGTTAggtgatttcttgtcactcgcgagaTACAGGATCACTGGATACTTATATTGTACCATGGACAAATGGTTCGCATGGTAAAATGAGAGACTAGGCGGAGATGAGAATTGAGATTGGTTAAGGATATGACATATGGATTGAAGGTGTACCTCCGCCTGTGTCGATTAAGGCCCGTTCGTTGTAGCGTAGTTGATCAAGTTTTGAACAGTAGTAATCACATGCTGGGAATAGGAGGTAGTCGAAACCGGTAAACCTACATACCGTGCGTGCTGGTAGGTATGAGCTGATACCGTCTTCTCCATCGGGTGCTAGTTAGAAACTCATGTATTCAGTGGGGACTAGTACTTGAGTGTAGCAGGGCAGGTCAAGTATTCAGCGCTCTCTAAGAGAACGGTTGCCACGTGCGGCTCGACGAGGCGTGCGTGTGTCATGTGATTAAGTTTTCCTTGTAAGAATtaaatcgaatcgattcgtcgCACCTCTCGGATAAGAGACCCTTGATCTCTCTGTCTCATCGTAGTAAAGAagtggaatatgatgatgatgatttctGTGGCTTGTACAATTAATTATTCTTCCACACTGATGTGTTGTAGTCCTCCAAACTTAGAAAATAGCTGCTCTCACGTTTAAACttagctaaaatattgaaagtaaggattcactcttagtcgcttttggcaaaacaaaccctagAGCCAAAAGTCTTGCATGCTAGGAGTCGGCTATGTATATACCATAAttgggtaagtcttgctgagtatcaGTATACTCAGGGTTATTTTTTTGACCCTATTTTAGGAGGTGCCATTTTCTTTGATGCCATATCGGTGGGCTTGATGTGGTGTCTCATCGTCGCCGTTATCGCTCTAGAGTTAGTTGGTCGATATTTGTGTTTTAAAATGTAATTTCGTTGTACCTTTAAAATCTATGTAATATTCATGTATTTGAACTCTTTTTTATACTTTTGTATCATCTTGTGTTGTATCTCTTATATTTGTGTAAAAGCTATCATGTTTGTACTATCTgcgctcaccttcgcgtgagacTACTGGTGTTTGTTTCGATCGGCATACTGGGGAATGCAGGTTGTCAAATTAAACCATTAAGTTAACGAGCCGGATGTGTTCAAATGATGGCCATTACACTTAATTAGAGTTTTAATTTGGCGGTTCTGTCACAATGATTTCAATCTAAGAGCGGCAACGAGCTCATGATCAGTGGTGGAGCTTAGCTAGAGATAACTCGGCCATTCCAGACAGGATTTTAAATGTTACCAAACTAGAGGGTACGCTATTTTGCAGAAGGTACGCACCCATCCAATAGGACGATATAGATTTTGCAGACGGTATATTTTTTATGACAGATAGTCAGTATCTTAATTAGGAATCAAATTTCGTGTAATAAATTAGTGCTTAACTTTGCCCTTGTGCTATGACCAGGATTGATATCATTACAGATACGTTGCGGTGAATCATATCCTCCAAACCTTGAGTTGGATTGCTTGAGTCCGCCTATATAACATCCGCAATAGCCAACCATGAAGGTTGTCACTTCTTTACCCCTCATTCTTCCTAAGCTCTCCTCTGCATTTTGTCTTCTGCGAAACCATGGCAATCCGCATCGGTGAGAAGAGTTCCATGTTCTACGAGATGTTTGAGAGGGTGAGCATGGTGTCATGGATTTGGAATAAGGTTGAGTCATTGTCGCAACTCGAGAGTTACCCTTTCGGTGCTTTTTTGCAGGATGAGCAACATGCCCTTGGTCAGCAAGATGTAACCATTGATCAAGCTATCAACTTTGGGGTGGATGATTACAAGATCCCTTTGAAAGGTGCTTCAGGCTTTAATAAAGGACATGGAGGTGATCCCATCCAGGACACTCCTATCACTGAAGATCATGGTCAAATGATAGATTCCTTGGCCTTGAAGAAAGTGGTGGGCAAGGCATATGATGGAAGTAGCCCTACTGGAAACAATGCTACAAGAGGGCAGTGGACTCCTGAAGAGGATACGTAAGTCCATAATATAGTTTCATGTTTGTTGTAGTTGTTCACCATTAATTTCCATGCCATCATTATGGTTGTTCAAGTTATGTTGTAGACATTAACACATGTCAATGCACTATTTCATGGATTCATGTTAAATGCACATCAGTATGAGTTGCACATTGCCATATCATGTAGTGCCACATTTCATTTGCAGAATGCTACAAGAACTTATGGAGCGGCATGGTAAAAGAGCTTGGTCAGATATTGCCAGGGAATTTCCCGACAGAACTGGGAAGCAATGCCGAGAGAGATGGATCAACCATCTAGACCCAGAAATTAAggtattttttttgtcttgttGCTTGGTCCTCTAGGACTGATTTATTACTTTCTAGGTCTACATGTTTTTCCCATCAATTACTCTTACCTGTAGGTTTTCAATGTAactatttagggggtgtttggatcctggagctaaagtttagtccgtgtcacatcgaatattcggaggctaattaggaagactaaatatgagtaATTACacagtggaggctaaacggcgagacaaatctattaagcctaattaatccaccattagcaaatggttactgtagcagcacattgtcaaatcatggactaattaggcttaatagattcatctcgccgtttagcctccatctgtgcaatgatttttgtaaatagtctatgtttaatactcctaattagtatctaaatattcgttgtgataggggctaaagtttagaccagggatccaaacacccccttaagcaTTCATAGACATGATTAGACATCCTTGATCACGAATTTTCAAATGTCCTTTCATGAGTAAACATTCTTTCTCAATCTTTTTCTACAACAATTTATTTGTAATAGagggacaaaaagttttttttctagTGTTTTTAACCTTGCTAGCAATACTTTATTTCAATTGGTAGTACGTTGTGTAGTGACGCCGATCATTTGCAGAAAACATTTCTGTGTCGTTTTACCTTTTGTCTTGTGAAATCAGTCAGCCATTATATGCAACTAAACAATAAATATGTGCTATTTATTTATCTTGACATGCTTTTGTCTTATTCCATTTTTCTAGGCTTTATTTTGCTACCAATGTCAGTTTAGGATATATATAGTGTTTTTTTTCTACAAGAAAAGATGTTTCTGATGCATGTGGAAAAATGATGGTGCCATTTGAATTTTAGGCGGTATTTGGGGTGTGTATGTCtgtgcgcgcgcgtgtgtgtgggtgtgtgcgcgtgcgtgcgtgtgggtgtgtgcgcgtgcgtgcgtgtgctgTGTCAAAGTCACATTCACACCGAGTAAACCTTTCatctgaaaaaaaatcagtatCATTAGCATTTGTTAATTAATtgaatatatttattttttttagtttggtTGTTTCATCTTATATAACATTTTATATAAGATTTTTTCAGAGATACGATTTTATAAAAGATTTTTTTCCTAATATAAATTTGTGTCTCTAAGGCTTGCCGCATCATGGAAATCCTACGTACGTGAAGGAGGTAGAGTGTAGGTCGTCTCTTAAGTCTTAACTAACACGCCAGGCCTTAAGGACTTGTGTAGTCGCATAGAGGTATCCTAAGAGACTACTCATACAGAGATATTTTAAGAGGCACTCTAATGTAGAGATTATCACCAATTCATCCGTAAGCCAACAGCAACAACTCTATAGTAACTGCACTACCCTGAATCCCTGATACGCAAATGTGTTGAGATAATAATTATTAAACACATGGAAATGTATGTGTGAAGTATTTTCTTTAATTAATGTTTTGATCCCACAGTACTTTGTTTTGCACGAGGAGGTACTTGCTCCATGTTTTGATTTCATATACAATGCACTGATTTCATTTCATAGTTATGTCCTGAAACAAGCCTTGTGCCCCTGTGTCCTGCAGAATATGGCCTGGACAGAAGATGAGGAGTTGATGCTGGTGAAGTACCACAAGAAGTTCGGCAAAAAGTGGGTCAAGATTGCCAGGCACATCCCTGGCCGGCCTGAGAACTCCATCAAGAACCAATACGCGGCCGAACGCAGCTTGGAGACGAAGCGCAAGAACAAGAGCAAGGAGACCCGCCCCAGCATCGTCGCGGATTACATCCGCGGcctcaaggaggaagaagaagggaagggCACTCCGGCTGTCCCCACCAGCCCTGTCCACGCAGCTGGGAGCGGCCAGGAGATC is a genomic window containing:
- the LOC117838411 gene encoding uncharacterized protein — translated: MAIRIGEKSSMFYEMFERVSMVSWIWNKVESLSQLESYPFGAFLQDEQHALGQQDVTIDQAINFGVDDYKIPLKGASGFNKGHGGDPIQDTPITEDHGQMIDSLALKKVVGKAYDGSSPTGNNATRGQWTPEEDTMLQELMERHGKRAWSDIAREFPDRTGKQCRERWINHLDPEIKNMAWTEDEELMLVKYHKKFGKKWVKIARHIPGRPENSIKNQYAAERSLETKRKNKSKETRPSIVADYIRGLKEEEEGKGTPAVPTSPVHAAGSGQEINNEVKVPFPGSNFAAASSQAPASGDNPVPPSSSMSAPFLGRNAGDHFPLEAMYDDPVFIDGHQEPFAYPPGEWIPAGAGAPLC